The sequence below is a genomic window from Aphanothece sacrum FPU1.
ACACAAATAAAGTCCTTAAAACCTTGCGTAAACTACCTTTAATTGCGGGTATTGTTGGGGATTTATTACGAATTTACTTAATTAAACCCATTGATGCTGAAGCATTACGAGGAACAGTTCGTTAAGTTAATTATGAGTAGTAGGTGGGCAATGCCCACCCTACGGTTTTTTATTCATGATCATCAAATAAAATTCCTAAATCTCGATACCCACTCACAACTCTAACGATTTCAATTTCTTCTTTGATTACCTGATATAAAATAATATAATTATCTAGAGGAATACCTCGTAAATTAGGCATAATTTCTGTATAACTTCGTCCCATATTCGGAAAATTCACTAGATTTCTACACTTATCAGCAAATCGACGAATAAAGCTTTCACCTGCTTCTAAACTTTGCAGAGCAAAATAATCAGAAATCTCATCTAAATCACGGATAGCTTCCTCAGAAATGCTATATTTAGCCATGTAATTTTTCCTGACGTAAACAAGCAAATTTCTGTTCTAATTGTGCTATAACAGTTTCTCCATCAACCTTTTCACCTCTTTCCAATTGATTTAAACCAATTGCAACTTTTTGACGAGTTTCATCAAGCCATTTTTCATAATCTTGATCTTCTTGTTCTAACAGCTTTAAAGCGTGATCAATTACTTGCTGAACATTAGTATATTTTCCTTGCTTAATCTGAGATTCAATGAATTCTTCTTGTTCTAAATTTAAGTGAATATTCATATATTAATAATGGTCAGG
It includes:
- a CDS encoding type II toxin-antitoxin system RelE/ParE family toxin, which codes for MAKYSISEEAIRDLDEISDYFALQSLEAGESFIRRFADKCRNLVNFPNMGRSYTEIMPNLRGIPLDNYIILYQVIKEEIEIVRVVSGYRDLGILFDDHE
- a CDS encoding ribbon-helix-helix domain-containing protein, which gives rise to MNIHLNLEQEEFIESQIKQGKYTNVQQVIDHALKLLEQEDQDYEKWLDETRQKVAIGLNQLERGEKVDGETVIAQLEQKFACLRQEKLHG